CGCTTCTTTCGGATTGTTCGGGATCATTATCGGGATTATTGCGATTGTTCTGCACATGTGCAGTTTACGCTCCTTTGGAGTTCCTTATATGAGCCCGCTAGCTCCATTTAATCTTGTTGATCAAAAGGACACCTTTTTCCGAATGCCTCGTTGGGCTATGTTTACCCGTCCTAAGCTAATCAATCAAAAAAATCTCGTTCGGGAAAAGAGTACACCACCGGAAAAACCGGGAGATCTAACGGAGGAATAAATCGTGAAACGAAAATCGCTTCTGATTTACGTTCTTATTCTCATGCAAATATTCCTAACAAGTTGCTGGAGCCGACAGGAGCTAAACAAAATTGCGATTGCTGAAGGAATTGGATTCGATAAACATAGAGATCAATATCAAGTTTCTACACAAGTTGTGTTGCCCAGTCAAATTTAATACCTACTCTAAGGTAAAGGGCAGCATGCGGAATGGCAAACCACAAGTCAGTATCCAGCAACATATGGAAGCAGATTTAGCAGAGGTACAATGTAGAGATTTAGACCTAACGAACCCACAGACCATTACCGAATTAGAACAAAATATCAACAAGGAAGTTTCAGATCTATTCGAACGTACGATTAAGAAAGTGCAAAAAGAATACAAAAGCGATATTTTTGGATTTGGCGAAGCCATCCATCGCTCTAATCCACAGGCATGGAAGAAGCTGAGGAATAATTGGGATCAATCCTTTGTTAATCTGCCGGTAAGCATAACAATGGATTGTAAGATTCGGTTGCTGGGAAAGCAACTAATTCTTTCTTGGAAGAAATGAAGAGAGATAACTAGGAGTGAACGAAGCCATGTTAGAAAAGGGAAAAATAAGTACCCGTCAGCTAGCCATTCTGGTTATGCTCCTTACTATTGGGGATTCTATCCTTATAATTCCCTCTTCCACTACACACTACGCCAGACAAAATGCCTGGATCTCCACTTTAATTGGGATGATAGCAGGTTTATTAGCAGTCTATATGTACAGCAAGTTCGCAAAATCATATCCAAAATTAACGCTTATTCAAGCGATTCAAAAGACCTTTGGAAAATGGATAGGGACTATTATATCCCTTACAGTTTTAATGTATTTTCTTATGGTCGCCGTTGGAAGTATGCGAGAAATCGGTGATTTTGTGACCTCAGAAATGTTGCCTGGAACCCCTATTCCGGCCACTCTAATCTTATTTATACTGATCGTGATCATGGCATCGCGACTCGGTATTGAGGTTATAGGGCGAGCTAGCGAGATCTTCATTCCCATGTTCATTGTCTTATTTCTAATCCAGACGAGTGCTATTATTCCTCAGATGGAAATGGTCAGAATGCTGCCCATATTGGAGGA
This window of the Paenibacillus sp. FSL R10-2734 genome carries:
- a CDS encoding Ger(x)C family spore germination C-terminal domain-containing protein — encoded protein: MRLLKELDSINIEINIKFLHKLCCPVKFNTYSKVKGSMRNGKPQVSIQQHMEADLAEVQCRDLDLTNPQTITELEQNINKEVSDLFERTIKKVQKEYKSDIFGFGEAIHRSNPQAWKKLRNNWDQSFVNLPVSITMDCKIRLLGKQLILSWKK